From the Trifolium pratense cultivar HEN17-A07 linkage group LG4, ARS_RC_1.1, whole genome shotgun sequence genome, the window TATTAATCTACGCCACAATCTTCTGAAATCAAGCTTAACCCTTGGCTTATATTTGCTTGATTGAAATAGTGCTTTTTCCTCAAAAAGTTGATTGAAATAGTGTTTTCTTTAAAGCCAACGGGTAAACTAAGTTTAAAGGTACACTAattgacacatttttttattttcttttatttcttagGGTAACACATTTGTTAATTAAGAAAGATCAAACAATAGTAAGCTTTGATAACCACTCAACATAATACTAACATTACAAAgaattttgttaaattttttagatGAGTTAAGAAAGGATCAAAGAAGTACTAGTCTACTAGATTAGATAATGGAGTATAGAAAACAAGTATCCATTTAAAATTTGACTTTAAGTTAATAAAATCAGGAAAATGAATCTTTACTTATATTTGAgactcatttttttttcctagtagtctagtggctagaaaattcaccttaaagatgaataagtggagtgtccgggtTCAAACTTCAACTCCTACAAAATATATGCGATGTTCCTACTAATTGAACTAATCTCACCGggataattatattatatttgagACATTGTCAGAAACTAAATGTGAATATGTCTTTTAATCGTGAATTAATCATGTTATAATAATCTAGTCTTTTCCACTAGAGCCTAACTTGATACTATTATTCCCTTCTTTTATTTCGTTAGATAGACCaaataacaataattattaaaaattcacacacacaaataAAGAAGTTGAGATTCAAACCCTAATTACGACATTCGACCtaacaattttcacattttttcccttctatattgttaattttgatgttgttGCATTTGTCCGTAACTAGGCAACACTTATTCAATGTATGTATGCATTTCATGAAACTAATTGCCAATTGGTATTTGGTAGTATTGAATAGTATTTTGGGATGGGTGACAAACATAAGTcaattttggaaagaaaaaacgAAAGAGACATGTAGTGAAACCTACGctaattttagagaaaaaatattaaagagTACTAGTATTTTAGAACCCCGGTATACGCCAAATTATTGATCCAATGTCCTAATATTTTAgactaatatatatttttttttaaataaaacattTGTATTTGTTGCAGCTATAAAACTAGTAAGATATTTGATTAAATGCTAGAAAAAATAGTCTGCTTCAACTAACAATAGTCTTCACCTAAGCTCGAGAACCGAAACTGACAGTTGTGTGTGTAAATTTTAGGTAGTGTTTATCACTTCGTCCATAAAAAGGACCAAGGCAGAGcaataatattgaaaatttatttgaGTTACATACAAACAAGTTATTCAatatcaagcaattgaaattttttacaatttttttcagCAGCAGATTcatgtatgtgtaaaataacatTAGTATGTGTTACTGAATCATACATTGGCTTTTGCATTTGTTACaagattgaaaattgaaaacaaaaccTTTGACAAAGATTTTTGAACAGTTTTAAGGGAACATAAGAAATGTGCCCTTCAATCCAAAATACCTATCACTAAATCAACATGTCAGTTCTGAAATCCACAAATAATGAACTAACAACAAATCTACACAAGTATTATTTGCAAGCAAGATAGCTTACAAGCTATGAAACACTGACACGGATACTGACACTGGCCGGACACTAGATTGACAGTCTGAAACATTGACAccagtaataatttgagaaaatagaataGTTGAGCCTGAATGTAACCACATGAGTCGGTGTCAGATATGGAACATGCCTTCAATCTGAAATGTCAGTGCTACATAGCTTACAAGCCTAAGCATCACTCCAATCGAAATGTTTATGCAATAACTAGATAACCTCAGTTGCAAGAGAAGTTAAAGTTGATTCAGAAACCTCATCCTGCTTTAAATTTGAAGAATTCTCCCCAACAATCTGGCCTTTACTCAACCCAAAAGCATCTTTATCAGTACCACAAGGCCGGTATAGATTTTTACCTCTTGCAAAATATCTTCCACTGCCAAATCTAGAACTAGAAACTTGTTCAACTGATTTAGAAGAACTAGGTTGAACAACACCATCAGCATCTCGTATAAACTCCGCCTCCTCAGTCGTAGCCATAAGATCCATTAAATTACTACTAAACCCCAAATCCGAATACACTCTCCTCGAATATCTCAATGCAGACTTCGACAATCTAGCATCCACCGAACCACCAAAATTCCCTTCTTCCGCAAACCTCGAACTACGTAACTGACCATTTCTCGGTTCAACCGGACGTCCAACATTTTCAACCATCATACAAGGGTTATTAATATTAAAACCATTCCACGAATGATTCGGAACCAATTTACACAACCCACAAAGCCAATTAACAACCTCGTTCATCGAAGGCCTTCTTTCCCTACAAGACCTAACACATTTCGCCGCAATCAAAGCCAATTGTTTCCTCACAAAAGCATCCTTAGGAGGTGGTATTCTAGGATCATAAACAGCAAAAATTTTCCCTTTCTTAATAAGTGGAATAGCCCAATCCACAACCGATGGCGGCGAATAAGCAACATCAATTGCTTTCCTACCACTTATAATCTCCAACAACAAAATCCCAAAACTAAAAACATCAATTTTAGTACTCAAATTATCAGGTGTAACATAAAAAGGATCAAGATAACCCATTGTACCAGCAGGTGGAGTTGACCTTACCCTATCAAAACCCATTAAtgctaaaccaaaatcacctaaTCTAGCATtataattttgatcaataagAACATTAGCAGATTTAATATCTCTATGAATAACAGGTGGATTTGATGAATGAAGTATATCAATAGCTTTAGCAGTTTGAAAAGCTAAACGAATTCTTCTACCCCAATTAAGGGTTCTTGAAGAAGAATGAAGAACATCAAAAAGGGTACCATTACACATAAATTCAACAACCAAAAGTCTATCTTTTGAATCATTTGTAAACCCAACAAGATTAACCAACCTGGGACTTTGAATTTTCGATAAAATATCGATTTCGTTATCGACTTCATTGGTGATTTCAGGTGAAGATGATGAGATGGGTCTGTTATGATTGAGAAGAGAGTGAGGTCTTGATGGTCTTTTTACAGCTACAGGTTTACCATGAACAATTGCTTTGTAGACATAACCATGACTACCTTTACCAAGAAGTTGGTTGTTTGAGAAATTGTTTGTTGCTGCTTCAAGATCACTGTATTGAAACTGTTGGATCTTGATGGTTTTTTCTTTGTCTTTATCTTTGTTTGGttttgatgatgttgatgatgatgatagagaATTTGAGGTTGAGATTGATGATTCAGCTTTGCAAGAAAGATTGAGGTAACCCAtgatgatgaatgaatgaatgaatgaatcaaaGGGAATTGTTGgagttgaagatgatgaagaggTGGAGAGAATGGAACAAAATCATAATAACACAGATTTGGGTAGAAATTGTGTTATGTATGTTTTGCGAATGAGAGTGTTACAGCTTATAATGTAatcgtgtatatatatatatttttattttaaattacatCTACTTTTATTGTTTATgcctaacttttttttagagtttatgcaaacagcttatgcaatttttatatattattattataagtttgtcgaGGTAATTtgtgataaaatagcttataaagttataattttcactagtgtgaacttataaaattaaataaaacctaatttatattgtataagatGTTTGCATAAGGTCTAAGAAAAGTTGAGTCAAACGGAAATGGGAATATCAATTTATCAATAAATTGTTTAATCTAATAAtagaatttatttaataaaactttTTAATTACCAATAATTAATTGGTTCAGTAATGATTATCGCTAAATTTATCGCAACTGCGATTAAATGATATTAATACCTCTTGATGCCACAACTAATTCTTGAACCAAATTAAAATCGACGGTAAAAgccaaaaaatgaaataaagaaaCTTGTTAATTATTTGAGCCGATAATagatttagaataaaataatattattgaaagatatgatatttttataccTTTTTTATGAAACTTATATCAAAATACGTataattgcatatttaatggcttatgtttattttaggttttacattTGTCTctaatgttatttttgcaaaataaGTTCGTCATTTTTgttaaattcttaattttttttctaactttttgtcaaaattttgagttagtTTCTTCTAAAAATTTCATATAGTACCATCTTAAGTTGCCCGCATAAGCAAATCCAGTAGTCACgacgatttaaacaaaaatttgactaaaataaccaacttgaaacttttcaaacatagaaaatcaaattaaaacctaaaataaacataagagaccaaataaactcacataataattattagtatattttaatatttttaataaatgtaatatttattttttataatttgagacagCGAGAATGTTTTATTACtagtattaattttaaattatggCTGTGGAGTTATCTAATTCTAATGTGCTACCGTTTCATCGTCGGTTAGGAATTAGGATTAAATAAATGGTGTTTTATTTTGGGTATATCTGTCTGTCTGTATAGAGATTTTACtagaaaaaaagagagaaagggGGTCCACTTTTTGGAATAATCTCGTGGCCCAAAGGTGGTTGTAGTAATTGTTGCGGATGATGTAAACGCAATAATAACTtaacaacaaatttcaaatattacTCGTCTCTCGAGAAGTCACTTGGTTGAAAAGTAAATTCTCAATTTCAAGGAACTTGGTTAGAGACCTGACACCGAAAGAAGAAATCAGAAAGGGGAAATTCAAATATTACTTccataagaaaaacaaattcaaatattactcaaaaaaacaaatttcaaatataaaatctCTAGTACTTTTAAAAAGTTCAATAATAACTTTCTAGTACTTTTTTATTGGAGATTTTTAAAGATAATattgcattcttttatttttttcgataAAAAATTTCGagttgcgtaaaaaaaaataaaaaatttcgagtacttcaattttatttttcatacatTTTTTCTAAAACATTCAAAGTTAATAATTGCTGTCTTCGTACCACGATATATGTCACATTGACATTTTTATgcatattaagaaatataattaatgttgtatgaagaaaaaaaattaagagttagtttacaaaattatccttcattaattgtatgagaaagataaattgaagaattgaaagagaatatagtaataaataattaatagtatAATAGGAAAAAGAACATTCAATATTTCATTGATATTGTAAAACAACATATCATCTGGTAcacattttttcttcaaagtaacataTAATTTtgtacggagggagtagttgttAGTATTAATTTTCACTTCGTCCAGATTTGAACTTTGGACCTTTACTCCTTTTACATTTTTTCCATACATAATTTCATTATTTGTTCTCGTTAGCATAGTTTGATTAGTAagaacatcacattatatatgtaagagTCTCGATTTGAACTCGAGATTCTTCAATAATTCATctcaaaaaatgaatttctagCTAATgaattacttgacaaaaaaaccTATTGTCTTCGTGAGAAATAATCTTATTCAAAACACATTAAGGTCccatttggattagcttatttttgagtttatgcaaacaacttatgcaatttttatatattattataagtttgtcaaggtagtttatgataaaatagcttataaaaatacaattttcactagtgagaacttataaaataacataaaacctaatttatattgcataagctatttacataagataaaaaataagctaattcaaacgggTCCTAAATTGTAGATATATTTTACGAAAGTTTGAATATTAATTTACTACGTTATGAAAATGTAGTTCTATTTGCTAAATTTAtctttggcttaaatgcacttttgatccccctatttttaaaaaaatgaagttttggtccccctattttaaaaaccaactttttagtcccccaattttaactttttttgagttttgatcccccatcccattttagggctgttgtgaattcgtcttaaaatcacaccaataaaagaacttgatgtgtggagcaatagaacggcaaccaataattaagtggaataaacaataataataataaccgataaacaagataaaggagaagaaagaacacgatatttgtttacccagttcggtccaataatgacctagtatgggggagagagcagcccctccgttccactatatcaaacgagtaactttacaaagaaattctcaattgggttacaagaattaatcataattctacccaaatcccgaatctcttcccgtggccaagagactcaatttgataagtgtttcccaaggtgtaatcaatccTTTTTGccaaccctagagttataccaagagacaacccctcttgtttctctctaaaaccctagccttgtgtcggcggcaaatcctaattgaaaaccctacattgttgctccctttctctctcaatttttctatgaataaagcactccctatttatagaaaaataatatgccaaaaaattagtaacaaatctgttttaaaataaaacaaatccaagtcaaagtatcttccaagaaaatatattttttcccaaaaaatcttcaaaacataaaagatgcaaaaagattcaacaaagatttttctgacttcttgtaactgagatttcaagacATATTCAACAAgggctaattttgttgatgtggcattgtcattaatgcatatcagcgtccatgtggacaaatttaatatccatgtcattatttatttttaattcaataaaacttgaaattctggcacactagtattaagatgttgtactcaacgcttcaccactatagtacacttttaatgcgtgaatcaatgatccaacatccaaccgcgcatacacaaggaataataaactaaacaaactgaaagaaaattaacacagtaatttgttaacccagttcagcataagcctactctgggggataccaatccaggagtgaatccactatgatagtattagtttgaagccctcaataaacctctCGTTTATGACTTCtaacctaatcaccacccgtgctatattctacctaagtcacacctaggtatgagaacctccgctcaactcctcttaatcacagccactgtgatcgtacacgttACAGTTtacagatgaagacacacttcttaaaacatccaccaattccgtacttcaaagcttaggaatggttcatacacactatctccttgcttagaagctctggagatattacaacacagtaACACACAGTCCTTAATCTTGCATCAAGGTACTACAAGAAGAGGAACACAATTAACAAcactaaaaccctaaacacacgctttgtaaaactCAATTACGGCTTCAGTGAGTTGCACAAGGGTTCAGTCTTCCTTTATATAGCACGAGCTAGgtcttgaattgggcttcaaaaACGCAGCAGGTCCAGAA encodes:
- the LOC123920761 gene encoding serine/threonine-protein kinase-like protein At3g51990; protein product: MGYLNLSCKAESSISTSNSLSSSSTSSKPNKDKDKEKTIKIQQFQYSDLEAATNNFSNNQLLGKGSHGYVYKAIVHGKPVAVKRPSRPHSLLNHNRPISSSSPEITNEVDNEIDILSKIQSPRLVNLVGFTNDSKDRLLVVEFMCNGTLFDVLHSSSRTLNWGRRIRLAFQTAKAIDILHSSNPPVIHRDIKSANVLIDQNYNARLGDFGLALMGFDRVRSTPPAGTMGYLDPFYVTPDNLSTKIDVFSFGILLLEIISGRKAIDVAYSPPSVVDWAIPLIKKGKIFAVYDPRIPPPKDAFVRKQLALIAAKCVRSCRERRPSMNEVVNWLCGLCKLVPNHSWNGFNINNPCMMVENVGRPVEPRNGQLRSSRFAEEGNFGGSVDARLSKSALRYSRRVYSDLGFSSNLMDLMATTEEAEFIRDADGVVQPSSSKSVEQVSSSRFGSGRYFARGKNLYRPCGTDKDAFGLSKGQIVGENSSNLKQDEVSESTLTSLATEVI